The proteins below come from a single Chrysoperla carnea chromosome 1, inChrCarn1.1, whole genome shotgun sequence genomic window:
- the LOC123304309 gene encoding origin recognition complex subunit 2 isoform X1 translates to MEERNRRKSKLTLINNDFRDEEPIYISNSEKETPKENKKSKNKKQLVYKIITSESDDEDNKIQKNQRNKSKKPSKAVLITSSESDNRDENQKHKMKSPTKKLQQSSPDKIVDDPELWKPVVILEKLTLDENQFSNSEKSATESEEISTKKTPLKKKGATQVGKLIKESDKNQGSSKVNTSNRDQPVTKSEEVSTPKTPSKKKKVTKLDQLIEESIKIQNSPKKNEIITETPIKTSRRSGRPVKLSMKALESSSSYRTPTKKTISSSSSESEFEVDEDIEKPTVLFESKDVEGKQIYGFHTPKKRTALLQKAISVANSPLSALRKETEKMTLTPRTPKSTTKKYDAVKTPAAIRNKVRKKLEHVVRELEDEDFSDFSPSESDYDPSNSSSSSSSDSDNSDVEEKEIVPVTPKQIRNVRSTRKSQKEITYSLQSDDYFSTQNTKVFTSDNTLDKLKNPRLTQDKINDILQNVKTNREHVKKITELSKEYETYFEKWLCLMYEGHFSILLYGLGSKRTLLEHFRLYLQNENSPVIFINGFFPSLVIKDVIDLIANDLLRLKDVSSNPLEAIDEIDEFLVNNDEIHIFLIVCNIDGEMLRSSKTQNILSKLASIKNVHMIASIDNINAPLIWDHKKLNRYNFTWWDTTTFLPYAEETSFEGSLLVQKSGTLTLSSLKNIFQSLTTNARGIFNIIIKHHLDNKKDAHYQGISFKDLYWSCREAFLVSSDIALRAQLTEFLDHKLIKSKRNLDGAELLHIPIEGSLLQHFLDHE, encoded by the exons ATGGAAGAAAGGAATCGTAGAAAATctaaattaacattaattaataatgattttcgAGATGAAGAACCTATTTACATATCTAATTCAGAGAAAGAAACtccgaaagaaaataaaa AATCAAAGAATAAGAAGCAActtgtgtataaaataataactagtGAATCCGATGATgaagataataaaatacaaaaaaatcaacggaataaatcgaaaaaaccttCGAAAGCAGTACTAATAACAAGCAGTGAATCGGATAATAGAGATGAGAATCAAAAGCATAAAATGAAATCACCCactaaaaaattacaacaaagtAGTCCAGATAAGATCGTGGATGACCCAGAATTGTGGAAACCTGTTgttattttggaaaaactaaCATTAGACG aAAATCAGTTCTCTAATAGTGAAAAATCGGCTACTGAATCTGAAG aaatttcaactaaaaaaacacCTCTCAAGAAGAAAGGAGCTACTC AAGTTGGCAAGTTAATAAAAGAATCTGACAAAAATCAAGGTTCCAGTAAGGTTAATACATCCAATAGAGATCAACCGGTTACTAAATCTGAAG AAGTTTCTACTCCGAAAACGCCtagcaaaaagaaaaaagtaacta aaCTTGACCAGTTAATAgaagaaagtataaaaattcaaaattcccCAAAG aaaaatgaaataattactgAAACTCCAATTAAAACTTCACGCCGTAGTGGTAGACCGGTAAAATTAAGCATGAAGGCATTGGAATCTTCATCAAGTTATCGCACTCcaactaaaaaaactatttcatctTCTAGTAGCGAAAGTGAATTTGAAGTAGATGAAGACATTGAAAAACCAACAG ttttatttgaaTCGAAAGATGTTGAAGGCAAGCAAATATATGGTTTTCACACTCCAAAGAAACGTACTGCATTACTTCAAAAAGCAATATCAGTTGCAAACAGTCCTTTGAGTGCCTTACGAAAGGAAACTGAAAAAATGACACTCACACCTCGTACACCTAAATCTACGACTAAAAAATACGATGCAGTTAAAACACCAGCAGCAATTcggaataaagttcgaaaaa agTTGGAGCATGTAGTTCGGGAATTAGAAGATGAagatttttctgatttttcacCTAGTGAAAGTGATTATGATCCATCCAATTCATCATCATCTTCATCATCAGACAGTGATAATTCTGATGTAGAGGAAAAAGAAATCGTTCCAGTAACTCCGAAACAAATACGCAATGTACGATCTACGCGTAAAAGTCAAAAAGAAATTACATACAGTTTACAATCAGACGATTATTTTAGTACTCAAAATACAAAAGTATTTACATCAGATAATAcgttagataaattaaaaaatccacgattaacacaagataaaatcaacgatattttacaaaatgtaaaaactaaTCGTgaacatgttaaaaaaatcaccgaattatcaaaagaatacgaaacatatttcgaaaaatggtTATGCTTAATGTACGAAGGACATTTTAGTATTTTACTGTACGGATTAGGCTCGAAACGTACTCTTTTAGAACATTTtcgtttatatttacaaaatgaaaacagtccggtaatttttataaatggatTTTTTCCGAGTTTAGTTATTAAAGATGTTATTGATTTGATTGCAAACGATTTATTACGATTAAAAGATGTTTCATCGAATCCATTAGAAGCAATTGATGAAATTGATGAGTTTTTAGTGAATAACGatgaaattcatatttttttaattgtatgcaATATCGATGGAGAAATGTTACGTAGTtcgaaaacacaaaatatattatcgaaattagcgtcaataaaaaatgttcatatgaTTGCAtctattgataatattaatgcTCCGTTAA tttgggatcataaaaaattgaatcgtTATAATTTCACGTGGTGGGATACGACAACATTTTTACCATATGCAGAAGAAACATCATTTGAAGGTTCTTTACTGGTACAAAAATCGGGAACGTTAACTTTATCTTCTTTAAAGAACATTTTCCAATCGTTGACAACGAATGCTCGaggaatatttaatataatcattaaaCATCATTTAGATAATAAGAAAGATGCGCATTATCAAg GAATATCATTCAAAGATTTGTATTGGTCATGCCGTGAAGCGTTTCTTGTTAGTTCAGATATTGCTCTACGTGCTCAACTAACAGAATTTTTAGaccacaaattaataaaatcaaagcgGAATTTGGATGGAGCCGAATTATTACACATTCCAATTGAAGGATCTCTTTTACAACACTTTTTAGatcatgaataa
- the LOC123304309 gene encoding origin recognition complex subunit 2 isoform X2, giving the protein MEERNRRKSKLTLINNDFRDEEPIYISNSEKETPKENKKSKNKKQLVYKIITSESDDEDNKIQKNQRNKSKKPSKAVLITSSESDNRDENQKHKMKSPTKKLQQSSPDKIVDDPELWKPVVILEKLTLDENQFSNSEKSATESEEISTKKTPLKKKGATQVGKLIKESDKNQGSSKVNTSSEVSTPKTPSKKKKVTKLDQLIEESIKIQNSPKKNEIITETPIKTSRRSGRPVKLSMKALESSSSYRTPTKKTISSSSSESEFEVDEDIEKPTVLFESKDVEGKQIYGFHTPKKRTALLQKAISVANSPLSALRKETEKMTLTPRTPKSTTKKYDAVKTPAAIRNKVRKKLEHVVRELEDEDFSDFSPSESDYDPSNSSSSSSSDSDNSDVEEKEIVPVTPKQIRNVRSTRKSQKEITYSLQSDDYFSTQNTKVFTSDNTLDKLKNPRLTQDKINDILQNVKTNREHVKKITELSKEYETYFEKWLCLMYEGHFSILLYGLGSKRTLLEHFRLYLQNENSPVIFINGFFPSLVIKDVIDLIANDLLRLKDVSSNPLEAIDEIDEFLVNNDEIHIFLIVCNIDGEMLRSSKTQNILSKLASIKNVHMIASIDNINAPLIWDHKKLNRYNFTWWDTTTFLPYAEETSFEGSLLVQKSGTLTLSSLKNIFQSLTTNARGIFNIIIKHHLDNKKDAHYQGISFKDLYWSCREAFLVSSDIALRAQLTEFLDHKLIKSKRNLDGAELLHIPIEGSLLQHFLDHE; this is encoded by the exons ATGGAAGAAAGGAATCGTAGAAAATctaaattaacattaattaataatgattttcgAGATGAAGAACCTATTTACATATCTAATTCAGAGAAAGAAACtccgaaagaaaataaaa AATCAAAGAATAAGAAGCAActtgtgtataaaataataactagtGAATCCGATGATgaagataataaaatacaaaaaaatcaacggaataaatcgaaaaaaccttCGAAAGCAGTACTAATAACAAGCAGTGAATCGGATAATAGAGATGAGAATCAAAAGCATAAAATGAAATCACCCactaaaaaattacaacaaagtAGTCCAGATAAGATCGTGGATGACCCAGAATTGTGGAAACCTGTTgttattttggaaaaactaaCATTAGACG aAAATCAGTTCTCTAATAGTGAAAAATCGGCTACTGAATCTGAAG aaatttcaactaaaaaaacacCTCTCAAGAAGAAAGGAGCTACTC AAGTTGGCAAGTTAATAAAAGAATCTGACAAAAATCAAGGTTCCAGTAAGGTTAATACATC TTCAGAAGTTTCTACTCCGAAAACGCCtagcaaaaagaaaaaagtaacta aaCTTGACCAGTTAATAgaagaaagtataaaaattcaaaattcccCAAAG aaaaatgaaataattactgAAACTCCAATTAAAACTTCACGCCGTAGTGGTAGACCGGTAAAATTAAGCATGAAGGCATTGGAATCTTCATCAAGTTATCGCACTCcaactaaaaaaactatttcatctTCTAGTAGCGAAAGTGAATTTGAAGTAGATGAAGACATTGAAAAACCAACAG ttttatttgaaTCGAAAGATGTTGAAGGCAAGCAAATATATGGTTTTCACACTCCAAAGAAACGTACTGCATTACTTCAAAAAGCAATATCAGTTGCAAACAGTCCTTTGAGTGCCTTACGAAAGGAAACTGAAAAAATGACACTCACACCTCGTACACCTAAATCTACGACTAAAAAATACGATGCAGTTAAAACACCAGCAGCAATTcggaataaagttcgaaaaa agTTGGAGCATGTAGTTCGGGAATTAGAAGATGAagatttttctgatttttcacCTAGTGAAAGTGATTATGATCCATCCAATTCATCATCATCTTCATCATCAGACAGTGATAATTCTGATGTAGAGGAAAAAGAAATCGTTCCAGTAACTCCGAAACAAATACGCAATGTACGATCTACGCGTAAAAGTCAAAAAGAAATTACATACAGTTTACAATCAGACGATTATTTTAGTACTCAAAATACAAAAGTATTTACATCAGATAATAcgttagataaattaaaaaatccacgattaacacaagataaaatcaacgatattttacaaaatgtaaaaactaaTCGTgaacatgttaaaaaaatcaccgaattatcaaaagaatacgaaacatatttcgaaaaatggtTATGCTTAATGTACGAAGGACATTTTAGTATTTTACTGTACGGATTAGGCTCGAAACGTACTCTTTTAGAACATTTtcgtttatatttacaaaatgaaaacagtccggtaatttttataaatggatTTTTTCCGAGTTTAGTTATTAAAGATGTTATTGATTTGATTGCAAACGATTTATTACGATTAAAAGATGTTTCATCGAATCCATTAGAAGCAATTGATGAAATTGATGAGTTTTTAGTGAATAACGatgaaattcatatttttttaattgtatgcaATATCGATGGAGAAATGTTACGTAGTtcgaaaacacaaaatatattatcgaaattagcgtcaataaaaaatgttcatatgaTTGCAtctattgataatattaatgcTCCGTTAA tttgggatcataaaaaattgaatcgtTATAATTTCACGTGGTGGGATACGACAACATTTTTACCATATGCAGAAGAAACATCATTTGAAGGTTCTTTACTGGTACAAAAATCGGGAACGTTAACTTTATCTTCTTTAAAGAACATTTTCCAATCGTTGACAACGAATGCTCGaggaatatttaatataatcattaaaCATCATTTAGATAATAAGAAAGATGCGCATTATCAAg GAATATCATTCAAAGATTTGTATTGGTCATGCCGTGAAGCGTTTCTTGTTAGTTCAGATATTGCTCTACGTGCTCAACTAACAGAATTTTTAGaccacaaattaataaaatcaaagcgGAATTTGGATGGAGCCGAATTATTACACATTCCAATTGAAGGATCTCTTTTACAACACTTTTTAGatcatgaataa
- the LOC123302821 gene encoding zinc finger E-box-binding homeobox protein zag-1-like — translation MAPKDDTISNQYFMKCQKCQLGFSTLPALKEHLDVEHPQLFFEDNNSPRSVISSDDIKTPSASLASDLSSPTSSTFTDPSSPNSISGGLHTTFSFNCTQCPMGFTTKEQFKKHEATHPQVSCKTCQKTFANVYRLQRHMISHDESESLRKFKCTQCEKAFKFKHHLKEHIRTHSGEKPFECHNCGKRFSHSGSYSAHSTQKKCLATNSVINPNENKRMRTSNTSSIDKYENVKTEEYSTNLPAPYSFPHFSPSFNEHDAIAAFLASMRAKHFPLNFPPFYHFPPQIVKYKDEYDDENETKEEKMETEEQNIDVVKVDDDNKKLEDETPNDLSNIIRKSSLSSRNSTTSLSEGLAMKLEDNYHSEKYNDVSENDHSIEDFDETSSASDERKVRVRSLIGEEQLTVLKEYYNTNPKPKREELEQIADHIGFPVRVVQVWFQNTRARDRREGRWYNIEQKPYSEQILPESSDEPLDLSIKKSPILEEEHYNEAVNLSQKSSRYLDNSENFLTSQHISPILKSNLFELKKQSPMYLKTITNQTKSQQECDISKFRSISIVNIDINTGQFVCDQCNKAFAKPSSLARHKYEHSGQRPYKCDQCTRAFKHKHHLTEHKRLHTGEKPFQCGKCLKRFSHSGSYSQHMNHRYSYCKPYRE, via the exons ATGGCACCCAAAGACGATACAATTTCCAATCAATactttatgaaatgtcaaaaatgtcAACTTGGTTTTTCAACGCTTCCAGCACTTAAAGAACATTTGGATGTTGAACATCcgcaattattttttgaagataATAATTCACCAAGATCTGTTATCAGTTCGGATGATATAAAAACACCATCGGCATCATTAGCATCAGATTTATCGTCGCCTACATCATCAACATTCACGGATCCATCATCTCCGAATAGTATTAGCGGTGGTCTTCATACGACATTTAGTTTTAACTGTACACAATGCCCTATGggttttacaacaaaagaacAATTTAAGAAACATGAAGCTACTCATCCGCAAGTT agtTGTAAAACATGCCAAAAAACATTTGCCAACGTATATCGTCTTCAACGACATATGATTAGCCATGATGAAAGTGAATCATTACGTAAATTTAAATGTACGCAATGCgaaaaagcttttaaatttaAGCATCACTTAAAAGAGCATATTCGTACACATAGCGGTGAAAAACCATTCGAATGTCATAATTGTGGTAAACGTTTTTCACATTCCGGATCGTACTCAGCTCATTCGACACAAAAAAAGTGCTTAGCAACTAATTCGGTAATTAatccaaatgaaaataaacgcATGCGTACTAGCAACACATCATCTATTGACAAATATGAAAATGTGAAAACTGAAGAATACAGTACAAATTTACCAGCACCTTACAGCTTTCCACATTTTTCACCATCGTTTAATGAACATGATGCAATTGCCGCTTTTTTAGCATCAATGCGTGCGAAACATTTTCCTTTAAATTTTCCACCATTTTATCATTTTCCACCTCAAATTGTGAAATATAAAGATGAATATGatgatgaaaatgaaacaaaagaagaaaaaatggaAACGGAGGAACAAAATATTGATGTTGTTAAGGTTGACGACgataataaaaaacttgaagATGAAACACCGAATGATTTGAGCAATATTATTCGGAAATCTTCGTTATCCTCAAGAAATAGTACAACATCATTATCCGAAGGCTTAGCAATGAAATTAGAAGACAATTATCATTCCGAAAAATATAATGATGTATCCGAAAATGATCATTCCATTgaagattttgatgaaacatcCTCAGCTAGTGATGAACGTAAAGTTCGAGTTCGATCACTAATTGGTGAGGAACAATTAACAGTATTAAAAGAATATTACAATACGAATCCAAAACCAAAACGTGAGGAATTAGAACAAATTGCTGATCATATTGGATTTCCAGTACGTGTTGTACAAGTTTGGTTTCAAAATACTCGAGCACGAGATCGTCGTGAAGGTAGATGGtataatattgaacaaaaacCGTATTCAGAACAAATTTTACCGGAATCATCTGATGAACCATTGGatttatcgattaaaaaatcACCGATATTAGAGGAGGAACATTATAATGAGGCAGTTAATTTAAGTCAAAAATCCTCTCGATATTTGGATAATTCAGAGAACTTCCTAACTTCACAACACATTTcaccaattttaaaatcaaatttatttgaattgaaaaaacaatctccgatgtatttaaaaacaattacgaATCAAACAAAATCTCAACAAGAATgtgatattagtaaatttcgtTCGATATCTATAGttaatattgatattaatacTGGACAATTTGTATGTGATCAATGTAATAAAGCGTTCGCAAAACCGAGTTCCTTGGCACGGCATAAATATGAACATTCAG GTCAACGGCCATACAAATGTGACCAATGTACAAGAGCTTTCAAGCACAAGCATCACTTAACGGAGCATAAACGATTACACACTGGAGAGAAACCATTTCAATgtggaaaatgtttaaaacgaTTTTCACATTCTGGATCATATAGTCAACATATGAATCACAGATATTCCTATTGTAAACCATACAgggaataa